One genomic segment of Gossypium arboreum isolate Shixiya-1 chromosome 3, ASM2569848v2, whole genome shotgun sequence includes these proteins:
- the LOC108475418 gene encoding peroxidase 3-like: MAGTGFLGFIIVFGLLAFIGSTNAQLQMNFYAKSCPKAEKIISDYVKEHIPNAPSLAASFIRMHFHDCFVRGCDGSVLLNSTNGQSPEKNAVPNQTLRGFDFIDRLKSMVEAECPGIVSCADILTLVARDSIVTVGGPFWQVPTGRRDGVISNVTEANNNIPSPFSNFTTLLTLFNNQGLDTNDLVLLSGAHTIGIAHCPAFSRRLYNSTGPGGVDPTLDSEYAANLKTNKCRTPNDNTTIVEMDPGSRKTFDLSYYTLLTKRRGLFNSDAALTTDSTSLGLINQLLSSPQSFFYAQFAKSMEKMGRINVKTGSQGEIRKQCALVNS; encoded by the exons ATGGCAGGAACTGGGTTTCTGGGGTTTATCATTGTCTTTGGTCTATTAGCATTTATAGGCTCAACTAATGCTCAATTGCAGATGAACTTTTATGCTAAAAGCTGTCCCAAAGCTGAGAAAATTATCTCAGATTATGTTAAAGAACACATCCCTAATGCTCCATCACTGGCTGCCTCTTTCATTCGCATGCACTTCCATGATTGCTTCGTCAGG GGCTGTGATGGATCAGTGCTTTTAAACTCCACCAATGGCCAATCACCAGAAAAGAATGCTGTCCCGAATCAAACTCTAAGAGGCTTTGATTTCATTGACAGATTGAAAAGCATGGTTGAAGCTGAATGCCCAGGCATTGTCTCCTGTGCTGATATCCTTACTTTAGTTGCAAGGGACTCAATCGTCACCGTT GGAGGTCCATTTTGGCAAGTTCCAACAGGTCGAAGGGATGGAGTGATCTCAAATGTTACTGAAGCTAACAACAATATTCCAAGCCCATTCAGCAATTTTACAACTCTCCTTACACTTTTCAACAACCAAGGACTCGATACAAATGACTTGGTCCTCCTATCCG GGGCTCACACCATCGGCATAGCTCACTGCCCGGCATTTTCACGCCGATTGTACAATTCGACCGGCCCTGGGGGAGTAGACCCAACGCTTGATAGTGAATACGCAGCTAACCTCAAAACAAACAAGTGTAGAACACCCAATGATAACACCACAATAGTTGAGATGGACCCTGGAAGCCGTAAGACCTTTGATCTTAGCTACTACACATTGTTAACCAAAAGAAGGGGTCTTTTCAATTCCGATGCTGCTTTAACTACGGACTCCACTAGCTTGGGTCTTATCAACCAGCTTCTTTCGAGCCCTCAGTCGTTTTTCTATGCTCAGTTTGCAAAATCTATGGAGAAAATGGGTCGGATTAATGTCAAAACAGGGTCCCAAGGAGAGATAAGGAAGCAATGTGCACTCGTCAACAGTTAA